In Betta splendens chromosome 22, fBetSpl5.4, whole genome shotgun sequence, the following proteins share a genomic window:
- the si:ch211-266g18.9 gene encoding transforming growth factor-beta receptor-associated protein 1, with product MAFKAFTQTRVFVKRAAPKEKDKSCIQCLECHGPNVYLGTKDATVQHLILPSAHGELGPVQSPAREGRMRKLGSSGPVVHLRTVPLFNHLLVLWDRGVSALNMFSLEPVPALPRIQHVSLFEVRDTPLAVQMLTASSRRKAIWLHVVGVDKWEAVKEIPLPQDPVAFALDGASLCVGTCNRYLLCDIQSGCTGELFPHSHSRERVFVASVGRGEFLLNGPESLGVFVMETGICQRPPLQWPQEVLAAGVCFPYIVALQPQALCVYSLLDQQHKLTLGLSGARGLLPVPDGVLVFTDRDISSLRLVPLEEQIQALVELESFEEALLLLDGVHSRRPIDSYKERQKAITCLAGFAHFYQEGFSEARDLFIKGELDPREIIHLFPGMRSLLCGDFQPQYDGVNKGRALQVLWQDDSSALHRYLAFLGEFLRAVSSTERGLRCGKEVDSALLRLYTELGDAENLQQLAEMPNKCLLDHCVPVLEQHNRYFALGSLYQSHGKHTNAIETWVKIADGFYKDPSCSDVYGHIVWTLSRLQDREAVWEFAEWTVRRNQEMGVRIFTLRPLDAQLEVLDVLALLEKYPRALILYLEFLIHDLNNEEERHHSRLALAYVSQALHEEADLRATRGKLQQLLWESRFYDVSAVHERVKSTALHVEEAIVLSRAGDHARALQVLVHQERDVRAAEAFCSRAARGRGSQRRRALLLSLLQIYLGSEQLAGAAADLLNRNPRVFRAETAVQLLPEAWSVQLVSRFLVGSLRESLHQRRTAKLRAALCRAELLRHKVIRMQASRTKLALDAEQKCSVCQGCFAEPQFARNPRGELMHTGCAGFLAP from the exons ATGGCTTTCAAAGCTTTCACGCAGACGCGCGTCTTTGTAAAGCGAGCGGCCCCAAAGGAAAAGGACAAATCCTGCATCCAGTGCCTTGAGTGCCACGGCCCAAATGTCTACCTGGGGACTAAAGACGCGACAGTCCAGCACCTGATCCTGCCCAGCGCACATGGAGAGCTGGGTCCTGTCCAGAGCCCAGCCAGAGAAGGTAGAATGAGAAAACTAGGCTCGAGCGGCCCAGTGGTCCACCTGAGGACAGTACCGCTTTTCAACCACCTGCTGGTCCTGTGGGATCGAGGCGTCTCCGCCCTCAACATGTTTTCCTTAGAGCCGGTTCCCGCTCTGCCGAGGATCCAGCACGTGTCTTTGTTCGAGGTGCGCGACACGCCGCTCGCGGTACAGATGCTGACCGCGTCCAGCCGCAGGAAGGCCATCTGGCTCCACGTGGTGGGAGTGGACAAGTGGGAGGCCGTGAAGGAAATCCCGCTGCCTCAGGACCCGGTGGCCTTCGCTTTGGACGGCGCCAGTCTGTGTGTGGGCACCTGCAACAGGTATCTGCTGTGTGACATTCAGAGCGGCTGCACGGGGGAGCTCTTTCctcacagtcacagcagagagCGTGTCTTCGTTGCGTCAGTGGGACGAGGGGAGTTTCTCCTAAACGGGCCTGAATCCTTGG GCGTTTTTGTGATGGAGACAGGAATATGCCAGCGCCCCCCCCTGCAGTGGCCGCAGGAGGTGCTGGCAGCCGGAGTGTGTTTCCCTTACATCGTAGCCCTGCAGCCCCAAGCGCTGTGTGTCTACAGCCTGTTAGATCAGCAGCACAAACTGACCCTGGGCCTCAGTGGAGCCAGAGGTCTGCTGCCCGTTCCAG ATGGTGTTTTAGTGTTCACGGACAGAGACATTTCCAGCCTGCGCCTGGTGCCACTCGAGGAGCAGATCCAGGCTCTCGTGGAGCTCGAGAGCTTTGAAGAGGCCTTATTGTTGCTGGACGGAGTTCACAGCCGCCGTCCCATTGACTCGTACAAG GAGCGGCAGAAGGCCATCACTTGCCTGGCTGGGTTCGCTCATTTTTACCAGGAGGGCTTTTCCGAGGCCAGGGATCTATTCAT CAAAGGCGAACTGGACCCCAGAGAAATCATCCACCTGTTCCCCGGCATGCGGTCGCTCCTCTGCGGTGACTTCCAGCCCCAGTATGATGGAGTAAACAAGGGCAGGGCCCTCCAGGTGCTCTGGCAGGACGACAGCAGCGCGCTTCATCGTTACCTCGCCTTCCTGGGGGAGTTTCTCAGAGCAGTCAGCAGCACCGAGCGAGGCTTGCGGTGCGGAAAGGAGGTGGACTCTGCCCTCTTGAGGCTGTACACAGAACTGGGGGACGCGGAAAATCTGCAGCAGCTCGCGGAAATGCCAAACAAATGCTTGCTGGACCACTGCGTTCCGGTTCTGGAGCAACACAACAG ATATTTTGCATTGGGCTCCCTCTATCAAAGCCATGGGAAGCACACTAATGCGATAGAG ACTTGGGTAAAAATAGCAGACGGCTTCTACAAAGACCCGTCTTGCTCGGACGTGTATGGCCACATAGTGTGGACGCTCAGTCGGCTACAAGACAGAGAAGCTGTGTGGGAATTTGCAGAGTGGACTGTGCGAAGAAACCAGGAG ATGGGTGTGCGGATTTTCACCCTGCGTCCACTAGATGCtcagctggaggtgctggacgTCCTGGCTCTCTTAGAGAAGTACCCACGGGCGCTGATACTCTACCTTGAATTCTTAATCCATGATTTAAACAACGAG GAGGAAAGGCATCACAGTCGTCTGGCTCTGGCATATGTGAGCCAGGCTCTGCATGAGGAGGCAGATTTGAGGGCGACCAgagggaagctgcagcagctgctctgggaGTCCAGATTCTATGACGTCTCCGCAGTACACG AGAGGGTCAAGTCGACCGCCCTCCACGTGGAGGAGGCCATCGTCCTCAGCAGAGCCGGGGACCACGCGCGGGCGTTGCAGGTGCTGGTTCACCAGGAGAGGGACGTCCGGGCGGCCGAGGCCTTCTGCAGCAGGGCGGCGCGCGGCCGGGGCTCCCAGCGCAGGCgagcgctgctgctcagcctgctTCAAATCTACCTGGGGTCCGAGCAgctcgccggcgccgccgcggacCTGCTCAACCGCAACCCCCGCGTCTTCCGGGCCGAGACGGCCGTCCAGCTCCTGCCCGAGGCCTGGTCCGTTCAGCTGGTGTCCCGCTTCCTGGTCGGATCCCTCAGGGAAAGCTTACACCAGAGGCGGACGGCGAAGCTGCGAGCGGCCCTGTGTCGAGCGGAGCTCCTGCGGCACAAGGTCATTCGG ATGCAGGCGTCGAGGACAAAGCTCGCGCTGGATGCGGAGCAGAAGTGCTCGGTTTGCCAGGGATGCTTTGCTGAGCCACAGTTTGCTCGTAACCCCCGCGGTGAACTGATGCACACTGGCTGCGCTGGCTTTTTGGCACCATAA
- the col10a1a gene encoding collagen, type X, alpha 1a isoform X1 — MPVWSVKMNLQVACILLLMATMTAAHGKSYVVKKVVKAAPQYQPYSVKGQVVSVAGEPGPPGEPGPEGPPGPPGPAGESAEGLPGPQGPPGPPGAPGRSIAGKPGSPGGPGKPGYTGAPGEKGDTGAPGLQGPRGVPGSPGTPGPSGLSATGKPGPSGLPGAMGPRGEPGLKGHPGVPGLPGQKGDRGVGAPGPQGETGAEGPMGPTGAPGKPGVGIPGKPGADGEPGKSGSPGRDGATGPMGPQGPKGHTGAPGVGLPGKSGENGAPGLPGPVGPKGHQGPAGATGAPGVPGYGKPGANGQKGERGATGSTGATGAKGEQGPTGYTGATGATGPTGPAGPQGARGFQGEPGAVGPKGETGPSGPEGPRGSKGDQGAQGFPGKQGYPGAAGPPGPRGATGPGGDKGNVGAPGTPGAPGIPGPAGPKGHPGRAGETGAAGSDGAPGPRGPSGPQGPSGAPGLKGHPGLPGAPGPAGLAAKGVPGPQGPPGVPGEPGADGEAGPAGPPGPPGPPGEVVFEKGKGVEELMVKSPMSAFTASLTTPYPGAGTPIKFDQIVYNAENHYDPESGIFTCQIPGVYYFAYSIHVNGAHALVALYKNGQPVMFTYDEYNKGFLDQMSGSAVLLLNEQDTVYVQIPDEEANGVFAAEHVHCSFSGFLIAST, encoded by the exons ATGCCG GTTTGGTCTGTCAAGATGAACCTACAAGTTGcgtgcatcctcctcctcatggcCACCATGACCGCGGCCCATGGGAAGAGCTATGTGGTGAAGAAGGTAGTGAAGGCTGCCCCTCAGTACCAGCCCTACTCCGTGAAGGGCCAGG TAGTATCAGTGGCAGGTGAGCCTGGTCCTCCAGGTGAGCCTGGCCCTGAGGGACCTCCTGGgcctcctggacctgctggtgAGAGTGCTGAAGGTCTGCCTGGACCCCAAGGACCTCCTGGCCCTCCTGGTGCTCCTGGTCGCTCCATTGCTGGAAAACCTGGATCTCCAGGTGGACCTGGCAAACCTGGCTATACTGGAGCACCTGGTGAGAAAGGAGACACTGGTGCCCCTGGGCTTCAGGGACCCAGGGGAGTCCCTGGATCTCCTGGAACTCCTGGACCTTCTGGCCTCTCCGCTACTGGAAAGCCTGGACCTTCTGGTCTTCCCGGTGCAATGGGCCCCAGAGGAGAGCCTGGTCTGAAAGGACATCCAGGTGTGCCTGGACTGCCAGGTCAAAAAGGTGATAGAGGGGTGGGAGCCCCTGGACCTCAGGGTGAGACAGGAGCAGAGGGACCTATGGGACCTACTGGAGCACCAGGTAAGCCTGGAGTTGGAATTCCAGGTAAACCAGGTGCTGATGGTGAGCCAGGGAAGTCAGGTAGCCCAGGTAGGGATGGTGCCACTGGCCCAATGGGACCACAGGGACCTAAGGGACACACTGGTGCTCCAGGTGTAGGTCTTCCAGGTAAATCCGGTGAGAATGGCGCCCCAGGTCTTCCTGGGCCAGTTGGCCCTAAGGGTCACCAGGGACCTGCTGGAGCCACTGGTGCCCCTGGAGTTCCTGGATATGGAAAGCCAGGTGCAAATGGACagaagggagagaggggagctaCAGGTAGTACAGGTGCCACAGGTGCAAAGGGTGAGCAAGGTCCAACTGGATATACTGGTGCAACTGGTGCAACTGGCCCCACTGGTCCTGCTGGACCTCAGGGTGCAAGAGGTTTTCAAGGAGAGCCTGGTGCTGTTGGTCCTAAAGGTGAAACAGGTCCAAGTGGGCCCGAGGGACCTAGGGGAAGCAAGGGAGATCAGGGAGCACAAGGTTTCCCAGGTAAACAGGGTTATCCAGGTGCAGCTGGTCCTCCCGGACCCAGAGGAGCAACTGGACCTGGGGGTGACAAAGGTAATGTAGGCGCCCCGGGTACCCCAGGTGCCCCAGGTATTCctggtcctgctggacccaaAGGTCATCCTGGTCGTGCAGGTGAGAcaggtgctgctggttctgatggtgCCCCAGGTCCCAGAGGACCTTCTGGACCTCAGGGTCCTAGTGGTGCTCCTGGTCTCAAGGGACACCCAGGTCTTCCTGGTGCTCCCGGTCCTGCTGGTTTGGCTGCTAAAGGTGTGCCTGGGCCTCAGGGTCCCCCTGGTGTCCCTGGTGAGCCTGGTGCTGATGGAGAGGCTGGCCCAGCTGGCCCTCCTGGTCCCCCTGGTCCCCCTGGTGAGGTTGTGTTTGAGAAGGGTAAAGGGGTTGAAGAGCTTATGGTTAAGTCCCCCATGTCTGCTTTCACTGCATCCCTGACCACTCCCTACCCTGGTGCTGGTACCCCCATTAAGTTTGATCAAATAGTGTACAATGCTGAGAATCACTATGACCCTGAGTCTGGTATTTTCACCTGCCAGATTCCTGGAGTTTACTACTTTGCCTATAGCATTCATGTTAATGGAGCTCATGCCCTGGTGGCTTTGTACAAGAATGGACAGCCAGTCATGTTCACATATGATGAGTACAACAAGGGCTTCCTGGACCAGATGTCCGGTAGCGCTGTCCTCTTGCTCAATGAGCAGGACACTGTCTATGTCCAGATCCCCGATGAGGAGGCCAATGGTGTCTTTGCTGCCGAGCATGTCCATTGCTCATTCTCTGGGTTCCTCATTGCTTCAACGTGA
- the col10a1a gene encoding collagen, type X, alpha 1a isoform X2 — MPVWSVKMNLQVACILLLMATMTAAHGKSYVVKKVVKAAPQYQPYSVKGQVSVAGEPGPPGEPGPEGPPGPPGPAGESAEGLPGPQGPPGPPGAPGRSIAGKPGSPGGPGKPGYTGAPGEKGDTGAPGLQGPRGVPGSPGTPGPSGLSATGKPGPSGLPGAMGPRGEPGLKGHPGVPGLPGQKGDRGVGAPGPQGETGAEGPMGPTGAPGKPGVGIPGKPGADGEPGKSGSPGRDGATGPMGPQGPKGHTGAPGVGLPGKSGENGAPGLPGPVGPKGHQGPAGATGAPGVPGYGKPGANGQKGERGATGSTGATGAKGEQGPTGYTGATGATGPTGPAGPQGARGFQGEPGAVGPKGETGPSGPEGPRGSKGDQGAQGFPGKQGYPGAAGPPGPRGATGPGGDKGNVGAPGTPGAPGIPGPAGPKGHPGRAGETGAAGSDGAPGPRGPSGPQGPSGAPGLKGHPGLPGAPGPAGLAAKGVPGPQGPPGVPGEPGADGEAGPAGPPGPPGPPGEVVFEKGKGVEELMVKSPMSAFTASLTTPYPGAGTPIKFDQIVYNAENHYDPESGIFTCQIPGVYYFAYSIHVNGAHALVALYKNGQPVMFTYDEYNKGFLDQMSGSAVLLLNEQDTVYVQIPDEEANGVFAAEHVHCSFSGFLIAST; from the exons ATGCCG GTTTGGTCTGTCAAGATGAACCTACAAGTTGcgtgcatcctcctcctcatggcCACCATGACCGCGGCCCATGGGAAGAGCTATGTGGTGAAGAAGGTAGTGAAGGCTGCCCCTCAGTACCAGCCCTACTCCGTGAAGGGCCAGG TATCAGTGGCAGGTGAGCCTGGTCCTCCAGGTGAGCCTGGCCCTGAGGGACCTCCTGGgcctcctggacctgctggtgAGAGTGCTGAAGGTCTGCCTGGACCCCAAGGACCTCCTGGCCCTCCTGGTGCTCCTGGTCGCTCCATTGCTGGAAAACCTGGATCTCCAGGTGGACCTGGCAAACCTGGCTATACTGGAGCACCTGGTGAGAAAGGAGACACTGGTGCCCCTGGGCTTCAGGGACCCAGGGGAGTCCCTGGATCTCCTGGAACTCCTGGACCTTCTGGCCTCTCCGCTACTGGAAAGCCTGGACCTTCTGGTCTTCCCGGTGCAATGGGCCCCAGAGGAGAGCCTGGTCTGAAAGGACATCCAGGTGTGCCTGGACTGCCAGGTCAAAAAGGTGATAGAGGGGTGGGAGCCCCTGGACCTCAGGGTGAGACAGGAGCAGAGGGACCTATGGGACCTACTGGAGCACCAGGTAAGCCTGGAGTTGGAATTCCAGGTAAACCAGGTGCTGATGGTGAGCCAGGGAAGTCAGGTAGCCCAGGTAGGGATGGTGCCACTGGCCCAATGGGACCACAGGGACCTAAGGGACACACTGGTGCTCCAGGTGTAGGTCTTCCAGGTAAATCCGGTGAGAATGGCGCCCCAGGTCTTCCTGGGCCAGTTGGCCCTAAGGGTCACCAGGGACCTGCTGGAGCCACTGGTGCCCCTGGAGTTCCTGGATATGGAAAGCCAGGTGCAAATGGACagaagggagagaggggagctaCAGGTAGTACAGGTGCCACAGGTGCAAAGGGTGAGCAAGGTCCAACTGGATATACTGGTGCAACTGGTGCAACTGGCCCCACTGGTCCTGCTGGACCTCAGGGTGCAAGAGGTTTTCAAGGAGAGCCTGGTGCTGTTGGTCCTAAAGGTGAAACAGGTCCAAGTGGGCCCGAGGGACCTAGGGGAAGCAAGGGAGATCAGGGAGCACAAGGTTTCCCAGGTAAACAGGGTTATCCAGGTGCAGCTGGTCCTCCCGGACCCAGAGGAGCAACTGGACCTGGGGGTGACAAAGGTAATGTAGGCGCCCCGGGTACCCCAGGTGCCCCAGGTATTCctggtcctgctggacccaaAGGTCATCCTGGTCGTGCAGGTGAGAcaggtgctgctggttctgatggtgCCCCAGGTCCCAGAGGACCTTCTGGACCTCAGGGTCCTAGTGGTGCTCCTGGTCTCAAGGGACACCCAGGTCTTCCTGGTGCTCCCGGTCCTGCTGGTTTGGCTGCTAAAGGTGTGCCTGGGCCTCAGGGTCCCCCTGGTGTCCCTGGTGAGCCTGGTGCTGATGGAGAGGCTGGCCCAGCTGGCCCTCCTGGTCCCCCTGGTCCCCCTGGTGAGGTTGTGTTTGAGAAGGGTAAAGGGGTTGAAGAGCTTATGGTTAAGTCCCCCATGTCTGCTTTCACTGCATCCCTGACCACTCCCTACCCTGGTGCTGGTACCCCCATTAAGTTTGATCAAATAGTGTACAATGCTGAGAATCACTATGACCCTGAGTCTGGTATTTTCACCTGCCAGATTCCTGGAGTTTACTACTTTGCCTATAGCATTCATGTTAATGGAGCTCATGCCCTGGTGGCTTTGTACAAGAATGGACAGCCAGTCATGTTCACATATGATGAGTACAACAAGGGCTTCCTGGACCAGATGTCCGGTAGCGCTGTCCTCTTGCTCAATGAGCAGGACACTGTCTATGTCCAGATCCCCGATGAGGAGGCCAATGGTGTCTTTGCTGCCGAGCATGTCCATTGCTCATTCTCTGGGTTCCTCATTGCTTCAACGTGA
- the marcksb gene encoding myristoylated alanine-rich protein kinase C substrate b, which translates to MGAQISKTAGKEEAAVEKPADGAAVAAKTNGQENGHAKTNGDASPAGEEANKADGQANGNSPTEEAAKEDGEKVEAAEANGEKEPAATNGEASAKPEEGAPSTSDDGKQKKKRFSFKKPSFKLSGFTFKKTKKESEEAAGEGAAAAAAAEPAEGEKAAAEEAAPEEAKPAEAGEEGAKEAAAEEPKAEEGAKAEEAAAGGEEKPAEASPAEPETAASPEAAAAAAE; encoded by the exons ATGGGAGCACAAATCTCCAAAACCGCTGGAAAAGAGGAAGCTGCGGTGGAAAAGCCAGCGGACGGTGCAGCTGTTGCTGCGAAGACAAACGGACAG GAGAACGGCCATGCCAAGACCAACGGGGACGCGTCCCCTGCTGGAGAAGAGGCCAACAAAGCTGACGGCCAGGCCAACGGCAACAGTCCTACCGAGGAGGCGGCAAAGGAAGACGGCGAGAAGGTAGAGGCTGCCGAGGCCAACGGCGAGAAGGAGCCGGCGGCCACAAACGGAGAGGCGTCCGCCAAGCCAGAGGAAGGCGCCCCTTCCACCAGCGACGACGGCAAGCAGAAGAAAAAGCGCTTCTCCTTCAAGAAGCCCTCCTTCAAGCTCAGCGGCTTCACTTTCAAGAAGACCAAGAAGGAGTCGGAGGAGGCGGCCGGAgaaggagcggcggcggcggccgctgcgGAGCCGGCTGAGGGCGAGAAGGCGGCGGCAGAGGAGGCGGCTCCGGAGGAGGCCAAGCCGGCGGAGGCCGGCGAGGAGGGAGCCAAGGAGGCTGCAGCCGAGGAGCCCAAGGCCGAGGAGGGGGCGAAGGCGGAGGAAGCGGCAGCAGGTGGAGAGGAGAAGCCAGCCGAGGCTTCACCCGCGGAACCAGAGACTGCTGCCAGTCCagaggccgccgccgctgctgctgagtaA
- the fyna gene encoding tyrosine-protein kinase fyna gives MGCVQCKDKEAAKLTDERETSLSHNSGYRYGSDPTPQHYPSFGVTTIPNYNNFHSAASQGVTVFGGVHTSSQSGTLRSRGGTGVTLFVALYDYEARTEDDLSFRKGERFQILNSTEGDWWEARSLTTGGTGYIPSNYVAPVDSIQAEDWYFGKLGRKDAERQLLSNGNARGTFLIRESETTKGAYSLSIQDWDEIKGDHVKHYKIRKLDSGGYYITTRAQFETLQQLVQHYSARAAGLCCRLIVPCHKGMPRLTDLSVKTKDVWEIPRESLQLIKRLGNGQFGEVWMGTWNGTTKVAVKTLKPGTMSPESFLEEAQIMKKLRHDKLVQLYAVVSEEPIYIVTEYMSKGSLLDFLKDGEGRSLKLPNLVDMAAQVAAGMAYIERMNYIHRDLRSANILVGDSLVCKIADFGLARLIEDNEYTARQGAKFPIKWTAPEAALYGKFTIKSDVWSFGILLTELVTKGRVPYPGMNNREVLEQVERGYRMPCPQDCPSSLHELMVQCWKKDPEERPTFEYLQAFLEDYFTATEPQYQPGDNL, from the exons atggGCTGCGTCCAATGTAAGGATAAAGAAGCAGCGAAACTCACCGACGAGCGGGAGACCAGCCTCTCGCACAACTCGGGCTACCGCTATGGCTCGGACCCGACGCCGCAGCACTACCCCAGCTTCGGCGTCACCACCATCCCCAACTACAACAACTTCCACAGCGCCGCCTCGCAGGGCGTGACCGTGTTCGGAGGGGTCCACACGTCCTCGCAGTCCGGGACGCTGCGCTCGCGCGGAGGAACGG GAGTGACTCTGTTCGTGGCCCTGTATGACTACGAAGCCAGGACGGAGGATGACCTCAGCTTCAGAAAGGGGGAGCGGTTCCAGATCCTCAACAGCAC cgAGGGAGACTGGTGGGAGGCTCGCTCCCTCACTACAGGTGGAACTGGTTACATTCCCAGCAATTACGTAGCTCCGGTGGACTCGATCCAAGCTGAGGA CTGGTATTTTGGTAAATTAGGTCGAAAGGATGCAGAGAGGCAACTGCTCTCCAACGGCAACGCCAGAGGCACTTTCCTCATCCGTGAGAGCGAAACGACCAAAG GGGCCTACTCCCTCTCCATCCAGGACTGGGACGAAATCAAGGGCGATCATGTCAAACACTATAAGATTCGCAAGCTGGACAGCGGGGGCTACTACATCACCACCCGAGCCCAGTTcgaaacgctgcagcagctggtgcagcactACTCAG CCAGGGCCGCGGGGCTGTGCTGCCGCCTCATCGTGCCGTGCCACAAGGGCATGCCCCGCCTGACCGACCTGTCCGTCAAAACCAAAGACGTGTGGGAGATCCCGCGGGAGTCGCTGCAGCTCATCAAGCGCCTGGGCAACGGCCAGTTCGGGGAGGTCTGGATGG GCACGTGGAACGGGACCACCAAGGTGGCGGTGAAGACGCTGAAGCCCGGCACCATGTCGCCGGAGTCCTTCCTGGAGGAGGCCCAGATCATGAAGAAGCTGCGGCACGACAAGCTGGTGCAGCTCTACGCGGTGGTGTCCGAGGAGCCCATCTACATCGTCACCGAGTACATGAGCAAAG GGAGCTTGCTGGACTTCCTGAAGGACGGAGAAGGACGGAGCCTCAAGCTGCCAAACCTGGTGGACATGGCTGCTCAG GTGGCCGCAGGGATGGCGTACATCGAGAGGATGAACTACATCCACAGAGACCTGCGCTCCGCCAACATCCTCGTCGGCGACAGCCTGGTGTGTAAGATCGCTGACTTTGGCCTGGCCCGGCTCATCGAGGACAATGAATACACTGCGAGACAAG GCGCGAAGTTCCCCATCAAGTGGACCGCCCCTGAAGCGGCCCTCTACGGGAAGTTCACCATCAAGTCGGACGTGTGGTCCTTTGGCATCCTGCTGACGGAGCTGGTGACCAAGGGCCGAGTGCCGTATCCAG GCATGAACAATCGGGaggtgctggagcaggtggagcgaGGCTACCGCATGCCGTGTCCGCAGGACTGCCCCTCGTCGCTGCACGAGCTGATGGTGCAGTGCTGGAAGAAGGACCCGGAGGAGAGGCCCACCTTCGAGTACCTGCAGGCCTTTTTGGAGGACTACTTCACTGCCACGGAGCCTCAGTATCAGCCGGGGGACAACCTCTGA
- the LOC114849060 gene encoding E3 ubiquitin ligase TRAF3IP2-like, whose amino-acid sequence MDAYYEQLLRRGGAARFPGPPDDAMQRSGDRHGGNPRHQPPDSCCLRPAASRGSGWRAECEATEAEDAAREDGSGFQPELELPLSLRSDEEPENPSPFVPPHHHTHTHCGLHRPVDVSYHLPAGGGRCSCTPHHTRQHQPRPLSAPCRHRQPWAESPPRRHGCAHEGGVSVNVPLFSVPDARGVSEVAAMAPSAAGAEASATRSVTLPDASRNIFVTYSSDASSEIVAFTHFLRSHGFRPAVDMYDTTLRPLDVNKWKDTYLNDPSVLVIAAISPQYKADVDGFAVDDHGLHTKYIHSMMQNEFIQQGSLNFRFIPVLFLDASQKHVPNWLQNTCVHRWPRDADTLLLRLLREERYVAPPVPEQLTLVIRPVAP is encoded by the exons ATGGATGCATATTATGAGCAGCTTCTGCGCAGAGGCGGAGCGGCGCGGTTCCCCGGTCCACCTGATGATGCGATGCAGCGATCGGGGGATCGACACGGAGGGAACCCGCGCCACCAGCCGCCGGACAGCTGCTGTTTACGTCCTGCAGCGAGCAGAGGAAGCGGCTGGAGAGCCGAGTGTGAGGCGACGGAGGCCGAGGACGCGGCCAG GGAGGACGGATCCGGTTTTCAGCCAGAACTTGAGCTGCCGCTGTCGCTGCGATCTGACGAAGAGCCAGAAAACCCCAGCCCCTTTgtccctcctcatcatcacacacacacacactgtg gcctTCATCGCCCTGTGGATGTGAGCTACCATCTCCCTGCAGGCGGAGGCCGGTGCAGCTGTACTCCCCATCACACACGCCAGCACCAGCCGCGTCCCCTCTCGGCCCCCTGCCGGCACCGCCAGCCCTGGGCCGAGTCCCCGCCTCG GCGCCACGGCTGCGCGCACGAGGGCGGCGTCTCCGTCAACGTGCCGCTCTTCTCCGTCCCCGACGCGCGCGGCGTCTCGGAGGTGGCCGCGATGGCGCCGAGCGCGGCCGGAGCGGAAGCGTCGGCCACGAGGAGCGTGACTCTGCCGGACGCGAGCA GAAACATTTTTGTAACTTACTCCTCGGACGCCTCCTCGGAGATCGTCGCCTTCACACACTTCCTGAGGAGTCACGGCTTTCGACCGGCT GTGGACATGTATGACACCACACTCAGACCTCTGGACGTCAACAAGTGGAAAGACACTTACCTAAACGAC CCATCCGTGCTGGTTATCGCTGCCATCAGTCCCCAGTACAAGGCGGACGTTGACGGCTTCGCGGTGGACGACCACGGCCTGCACACCAAGTACATTCACTCCATG ATGCAGAATGAGTTCATCCAACAAGGCAGCCTGAACTTCAGGTTCATACCCGTCCTCTTCCTCGACGCCTCACAG AAGCACGTCCCCAACTGGCTGCAGAACACGTGCGTCCACCGCTGGCCGCGCGACGCGGACACTCTgttgctgcggctgctgagggAGGAGCGGTACGTGGCCCCCCCCGTCCCCGAGCAGCTGACCCTCGTCATCAGGCCGGTGGCCCCGTAG